The proteins below come from a single Prochlorococcus marinus str. MIT 9215 genomic window:
- a CDS encoding ABC transporter permease subunit, which produces MELLLDSLFNGIAIGSVLLVAALGLAIVFGLMGVINLAHGELMMLGAYTTYVTQLIFKLPILKSFYNSYIIVSIFLAFIVSGVVGILLEKTIIRKLYGSPLETLLATWGVSLILQQFVRSVPLAYGTGLVISLLIGLFLPTIFPSKIKESINFKFFEFSSWIFAALTGVLTGSLISSSVSKLSRASARNVDVTAPSWMRGQVEIIGTAFPKTRLMIIVITLISVIAITLFLNQSAWGMRIRAVTQNRQMSDCLGISTEKVDIITFGIGSGLAGVAGVAVSLLGSVGPNVGGNYIVGCFMVVVLGGVGNLLGTVLASFGIGIMTDLIGAGRLLSIWPDMPLPLSNTINFFATTSMARVMIFALIVLFLQFKPTGLFPQKGRMVEN; this is translated from the coding sequence TTGGAGTTACTTCTCGATAGTCTTTTTAATGGTATTGCAATCGGATCTGTACTGCTTGTTGCTGCATTAGGTCTGGCAATTGTATTTGGTCTTATGGGTGTAATAAATCTTGCCCATGGAGAACTTATGATGCTTGGGGCTTACACAACATACGTCACACAATTAATTTTCAAATTACCTATATTAAAATCTTTCTACAATTCGTACATAATAGTTTCAATTTTCCTTGCTTTTATTGTTAGTGGAGTAGTAGGCATTCTTCTAGAAAAAACAATAATAAGGAAGCTTTACGGGAGCCCACTAGAAACGCTTCTTGCAACATGGGGCGTAAGCTTAATTCTTCAACAATTTGTCAGAAGTGTTCCTTTAGCCTATGGGACCGGTCTGGTTATAAGTCTGTTAATTGGTTTATTCTTACCAACAATATTCCCTTCAAAAATAAAAGAATCAATAAATTTTAAATTTTTTGAATTTAGTTCTTGGATATTTGCTGCTTTAACAGGGGTCCTGACAGGCAGCTTAATCTCATCCTCTGTGAGCAAACTTAGTAGAGCAAGCGCTCGGAATGTTGATGTAACGGCACCTTCATGGATGAGAGGTCAAGTAGAAATTATTGGCACAGCATTTCCTAAAACAAGATTAATGATAATTGTTATTACTCTAATTTCAGTAATAGCGATAACATTATTTCTTAATCAAAGTGCTTGGGGGATGCGTATAAGAGCGGTTACTCAGAACCGACAAATGAGTGATTGTCTTGGTATATCTACTGAAAAAGTGGATATTATTACTTTTGGAATTGGATCTGGCTTAGCAGGAGTTGCCGGGGTAGCAGTATCTCTCTTAGGCTCTGTAGGACCAAATGTTGGAGGAAACTATATAGTTGGTTGTTTTATGGTTGTAGTACTGGGAGGAGTAGGAAATTTATTAGGAACAGTACTTGCTTCATTTGGAATAGGAATAATGACTGATTTAATTGGAGCTGGAAGGCTCTTATCGATATGGCCAGATATGCCTTTACCTTTATCAAACACAATCAACTTTTTTGCCACCACGAGTATGGCAAGAGTAATGATATTTGCACTAATTGTTTTATTTTTACAATTTAAACCTACAGGGTTATTTCCTCAAAAAGGAAGGATGGTTGAAAACTAA
- the urtA gene encoding urea ABC transporter substrate-binding protein, protein MRISRRILAGLATASLAVTATSCGGGGTSGSFDDTVTVGILHSLSGTMAISESTLVDTEKMAIEEINAAGGVNVGGKSYKIEYIVEDGASDWPTFAEKSKKLIDQDGVPVVFGGWTSASRKAMLPVYESKDAFLYYPIQYEAQECSNNIFYTGATPNQQSEPATDFMYKRSPAAGGDFFLVGSDYVFPRTSNTITKAQVKQLGGKVVGEDYLPLGNTEVAPIISKIKKALPEGGIIINTLNGDQNVAFFKQIQDAGITPSSGYYVMNYSIAEEEISTIGPEFLEGHYGAWNYMMSIDTPASKKFAASFKKRWGADRVVADPQESAYNMVYLWKQAVEDAGTFDDNAVREALVGQKFDAPQGPVEVMPNHHLSQTVRIGQINAEGGFTILEETGVVLPQAWNQKHPSSKGFACDWTDPSKGEKYKL, encoded by the coding sequence ATGAGAATTTCAAGGCGTATTTTGGCAGGATTAGCTACTGCCTCACTTGCGGTCACAGCAACTTCATGCGGTGGAGGTGGAACCTCCGGAAGTTTCGACGACACAGTAACCGTTGGTATTTTGCATTCGTTATCTGGAACAATGGCAATTTCTGAATCAACCCTTGTTGATACTGAAAAAATGGCTATTGAAGAGATAAATGCTGCTGGTGGTGTAAATGTTGGCGGTAAAAGCTACAAAATAGAATACATAGTTGAAGACGGTGCATCTGACTGGCCTACTTTTGCTGAAAAATCTAAGAAACTTATAGACCAAGACGGAGTTCCTGTCGTATTTGGTGGTTGGACATCTGCAAGTAGAAAGGCAATGTTACCAGTCTACGAATCAAAGGATGCTTTCCTTTACTACCCAATTCAATATGAAGCTCAAGAATGTTCTAACAACATTTTCTATACAGGAGCCACACCAAACCAACAGTCAGAACCTGCGACAGATTTCATGTATAAGCGTTCTCCCGCCGCTGGTGGAGATTTTTTCCTTGTAGGATCTGATTATGTTTTCCCAAGAACTTCCAACACAATCACAAAAGCTCAGGTAAAACAGTTAGGAGGTAAAGTTGTTGGAGAAGATTATCTTCCATTAGGAAATACGGAAGTTGCTCCAATTATCTCAAAAATCAAAAAGGCGCTTCCTGAAGGTGGAATAATCATTAATACACTTAATGGTGACCAAAACGTTGCATTCTTTAAACAGATTCAAGACGCGGGTATCACACCCTCAAGTGGCTACTACGTAATGAACTATTCAATTGCGGAAGAAGAGATTAGTACAATTGGTCCTGAGTTCCTTGAAGGTCACTATGGCGCTTGGAACTACATGATGTCAATTGATACTCCTGCATCTAAGAAATTCGCTGCAAGTTTCAAGAAAAGATGGGGAGCTGATCGTGTTGTGGCTGACCCTCAAGAATCAGCCTATAACATGGTTTATTTATGGAAACAGGCAGTTGAAGATGCTGGTACGTTCGACGACAACGCAGTACGGGAAGCTCTTGTTGGACAAAAGTTTGATGCCCCACAAGGACCTGTTGAAGTGATGCCTAATCACCACTTATCTCAAACAGTGAGGATTGGACAAATTAATGCAGAGGGTGGATTTACAATCCTAGAAGAGACAGGAGTTGTTCTTCCTCAAGCATGGAACCAAAAGCATCCAAGTTCAAAAGGATTTGCATGCGATTGGACAGATCCTTCAAAAGGAGAAAAGTATAAGCTTTAA
- the ureG gene encoding urease accessory protein UreG encodes MSSKLRVGVAGPVGSGKTALLETLCLSLKKNYEIAVVTNDIYTKEDANFLINKKVLEEGRIIGVETGGCPHTAIREDCSLNKNAVLDLENKYNPLDFVFVESGGDNLASSFSPELVDLSIYVIDVSAGDKIPRKGGPGITRSDLLLINKIDLADMVGADLNIMKSDTEFMRKGKPWFFTNLSIGKGVKEISQFLESHLPNNQN; translated from the coding sequence ATGAGTAGCAAATTGAGAGTAGGAGTTGCTGGGCCTGTAGGTTCAGGAAAAACTGCATTATTAGAAACTCTATGCCTAAGCCTGAAAAAAAATTATGAAATAGCAGTTGTCACTAATGATATTTACACCAAAGAAGATGCTAACTTTCTAATAAATAAAAAAGTTTTAGAGGAAGGCAGGATAATTGGAGTAGAAACAGGAGGTTGTCCTCATACAGCGATAAGAGAAGATTGTTCCTTAAATAAAAATGCAGTTTTAGATTTAGAAAATAAATATAATCCTTTAGATTTTGTTTTTGTAGAAAGTGGAGGTGATAATTTAGCATCTAGCTTTAGCCCAGAACTTGTAGATTTATCAATATATGTAATTGATGTATCTGCCGGAGACAAAATCCCTAGGAAAGGAGGACCAGGTATAACAAGGTCAGATTTATTATTAATAAACAAAATTGACTTAGCAGATATGGTTGGTGCAGATTTAAATATTATGAAAAGTGATACTGAATTCATGAGAAAAGGGAAACCCTGGTTTTTTACCAACCTTAGTATCGGCAAAGGTGTTAAAGAAATATCTCAATTTTTAGAATCACATTTACCCAACAATCAAAACTAG
- a CDS encoding urease accessory protein UreF — MSKSHLLKYLLISPNLPVGGFCYSEGLESYLNTKDLKDSNSVKELIISELKIGQIRLDARLLLDFFDIFNELNEDKNFKNNLQKLLSLDKWILSSKDSVEMRAQQIQMANSLFDLNKEFGFEYLYKKNKKNSWPLAWSWSCYCFEITKLEMVETFLYAWSANQLSAALRIIPIGSTKAQLIQRDLLEIISKVSREIMDKEIDDIYFGNVGLAMAQQNHNELYTKLFRN, encoded by the coding sequence ATGAGTAAAAGTCACTTATTAAAATATTTATTAATAAGCCCTAACTTACCAGTTGGCGGATTTTGTTATTCGGAGGGATTGGAGAGTTACCTAAATACTAAAGATTTAAAAGACTCAAATTCGGTAAAAGAATTAATCATTAGTGAACTAAAAATTGGCCAAATCAGATTAGATGCAAGACTATTACTAGATTTTTTTGATATTTTCAATGAGTTAAACGAAGACAAAAATTTTAAAAATAATTTGCAAAAGCTATTGAGTCTGGATAAGTGGATCCTCTCATCAAAAGACTCTGTCGAAATGAGAGCACAACAAATTCAAATGGCAAATTCACTCTTTGACTTAAACAAAGAATTTGGATTTGAATATCTATACAAAAAAAATAAAAAAAACTCCTGGCCTTTAGCGTGGAGTTGGTCTTGTTATTGCTTTGAAATTACTAAGTTAGAAATGGTTGAGACTTTTTTATATGCCTGGAGTGCAAATCAACTTAGTGCAGCACTAAGGATTATTCCGATTGGTTCAACAAAAGCACAATTAATTCAGAGAGACTTATTAGAAATAATTTCAAAAGTTTCTAGAGAAATTATGGACAAAGAAATTGATGACATCTATTTTGGCAATGTAGGTTTAGCTATGGCACAACAAAATCATAATGAACTTTATACAAAACTTTTTAGAAATTAA
- the ureE gene encoding urease accessory protein UreE, with product MRMNKQIVVTDWIKEKPRLGTFLKLTLNSDERRILRGKRLTDCDQEIILQLPRGGKLNDGDILSTNDSNFYVEIIAKTESLIEISSKSKLELIKTAYHLGNRHVEVEIEKDILLTKGDYLIENMLKNFNVEIVNIQKKFFPERGAHSHE from the coding sequence ATGAGAATGAATAAACAAATTGTCGTAACTGATTGGATTAAGGAAAAACCTCGATTAGGTACATTTTTAAAACTTACTTTAAATTCAGATGAAAGAAGAATTTTACGTGGTAAAAGATTAACTGATTGTGATCAAGAAATAATTTTACAATTACCTAGAGGAGGTAAATTGAATGACGGAGATATTCTTTCAACTAATGATTCCAATTTTTATGTAGAGATAATTGCCAAAACAGAAAGCCTTATTGAAATAAGTTCAAAATCTAAACTTGAACTTATTAAAACTGCTTATCATCTAGGAAATAGGCATGTAGAAGTAGAAATTGAAAAAGATATTCTTCTAACAAAAGGTGATTACTTAATTGAAAATATGCTTAAAAATTTTAATGTTGAAATCGTAAATATCCAAAAAAAATTTTTTCCGGAAAGAGGTGCCCATAGTCATGAGTAA
- a CDS encoding urease accessory protein UreD translates to MIKTNWEGNCFLNFFNNKSSLENVDKTIFKSKSTSPYKLLKSTHDQEGRCILPVLHTAGGLVGGDLLEFEVNLEKNSKVLLTTSSAQKVYGSVGISKVNPKGTFSKQNNLIKILDNSHLEYLPQETIIFANGLYEQKFKVFISETSSFLFTDLIRLGRSSSGESIESGVFRSKLEIVRNNDLYDDWEYVDQIELSKASYVAKSGMDYMPVFGSLIWICEKDFSKSNINNLVGNIKKIFNETENNLSIGILENGISVRFLGSSSQDARKCFFCIWKQIRSVCGFCEPKYQGVWPLQDPMNY, encoded by the coding sequence ATGATTAAAACTAATTGGGAAGGTAATTGTTTTTTAAATTTTTTCAATAATAAATCTAGCTTAGAAAATGTTGATAAAACAATCTTTAAATCTAAATCAACTTCTCCTTACAAATTATTAAAGTCTACTCATGATCAGGAGGGCAGATGCATTTTACCTGTTTTGCATACTGCAGGAGGATTGGTTGGAGGCGATTTGCTTGAGTTTGAGGTAAATCTTGAAAAAAACTCTAAGGTATTATTGACTACTTCTTCTGCTCAAAAAGTATATGGTTCAGTTGGGATATCTAAAGTTAATCCAAAAGGAACTTTTTCAAAGCAAAATAATCTCATCAAGATTCTTGATAATTCGCATTTGGAATATCTCCCCCAAGAAACAATTATCTTTGCAAATGGTTTATATGAGCAAAAGTTTAAAGTTTTTATTTCAGAAACCTCAAGTTTTTTATTTACTGATTTAATAAGACTTGGTAGATCTTCATCCGGAGAATCTATTGAGAGTGGAGTTTTTAGGTCTAAATTAGAAATTGTTAGAAATAATGATTTATATGATGATTGGGAATATGTTGATCAAATTGAATTATCTAAGGCAAGTTATGTTGCTAAGTCAGGGATGGATTACATGCCTGTTTTTGGATCCTTAATTTGGATTTGCGAAAAAGATTTTTCCAAGTCAAATATAAATAATCTTGTGGGAAATATAAAAAAGATTTTCAATGAAACTGAAAATAATTTATCTATTGGAATCCTTGAAAATGGAATCTCTGTAAGATTCCTGGGGAGTTCTTCTCAGGATGCTAGGAAATGTTTTTTTTGTATTTGGAAACAAATTAGATCTGTTTGTGGATTTTGTGAGCCAAAATATCAAGGTGTATGGCCTTTACAAGATCCTATGAATTATTAA
- a CDS encoding urease subunit gamma: MHLSPQEKDKLLIFSAALLAERRLDRGLKLNYPETIAFLSFQVLEGARDGKSVSQLMSEGTTWLTKSQVMEGIPEMVDEVQIEAVFPDGTKLVTIHNPIN; the protein is encoded by the coding sequence ATGCATCTTTCACCTCAAGAAAAGGATAAATTATTGATTTTTTCTGCTGCGCTCCTAGCGGAAAGAAGACTCGATCGAGGTCTGAAGCTGAATTATCCTGAAACAATAGCTTTTTTAAGTTTTCAAGTTCTTGAAGGGGCTAGAGATGGGAAAAGTGTAAGTCAATTAATGTCAGAAGGTACTACTTGGCTTACAAAATCACAAGTTATGGAAGGTATTCCTGAAATGGTGGATGAGGTTCAAATAGAAGCTGTTTTTCCTGATGGGACTAAATTAGTTACTATTCACAATCCGATTAATTAG
- a CDS encoding urease subunit beta — translation MSNFIPGEIIPEKGEIELNLGKEIRTVTVSNSGDRPVQVGSHYHFFEANKALIFDRKITFGMRLNIPAGTAIRFEPGDTTDVKLVPFSGLRNVYGFNSLVNGSLDN, via the coding sequence ATGAGTAATTTTATTCCTGGCGAAATAATTCCTGAAAAAGGTGAAATCGAACTCAACCTTGGTAAGGAAATTAGAACAGTAACAGTTTCTAACTCTGGAGATAGACCTGTGCAAGTTGGCTCTCATTATCATTTTTTTGAAGCTAATAAAGCTTTGATTTTTGATCGAAAAATAACATTTGGTATGCGTCTTAACATTCCTGCAGGAACAGCAATTAGATTTGAACCGGGAGATACGACAGATGTCAAATTAGTTCCTTTTTCAGGCTTAAGAAATGTATATGGTTTTAATTCACTAGTTAACGGTTCTTTAGATAATTAA
- the ureC gene encoding urease subunit alpha, translating to MAYKIDRKTYAQTYGPTAGDRVRLADTELFIEVEKDLTTYGDEVKFGGGKVIRDGMGQSQVRRADGAVDTVITNALIVDWWGIIKADVGIKDGMIFEIGKAGNPDIQDNVDIVIGASTEVIAGEGHILTAGSIDTHIHFICPQQIETALASGITTMLGGGTGPATGTNATTCTPGSFHISRMLQSAEAFPMNLGFYGKGNSTNESNLIDQVEAGACGLKLHEDWGTTPSTINSCLNIADKFDVQVCIHTDTLNEAGFVEDTINAIAGRTIHTFHTEGAGGGHAPDIIKICGEKNVLPSSTNPTRPYTRNTLEEHLDMLMVCHHLDSKIPEDIAFAESRIRRETIAAEDILHDIGAFSVIASDSQAMGRVGEVITRTFQTAHKMKVQRGPLMQDSDRNDNYRVKRYISKVTINPAIAHGIDKHVGSIEKGKIADLVLWKPSFFAVKPELVVKGGSIVWSQMGDANASIPTPGPVHGRPMFASFGQSLIKSSFTFLSKNSIDQNIPNKLSLQKKCIAVENTRNINKSHLKLNSKLPNILVDPQTYEVFSDGELLTCEPLDEVPMAQRYFLL from the coding sequence ATGGCCTATAAAATTGACAGAAAAACTTATGCTCAAACTTACGGACCCACTGCTGGAGATCGAGTAAGGCTTGCTGATACCGAACTATTTATAGAAGTAGAGAAAGATTTAACTACTTACGGAGATGAAGTTAAATTCGGTGGAGGTAAAGTTATTCGAGATGGGATGGGACAGTCTCAAGTAAGAAGAGCTGATGGGGCTGTAGATACTGTAATAACAAATGCTTTGATCGTAGATTGGTGGGGAATAATCAAGGCTGATGTCGGTATAAAAGATGGAATGATTTTTGAAATTGGTAAGGCTGGTAATCCTGATATCCAGGATAATGTTGATATTGTTATTGGTGCATCAACAGAAGTAATAGCTGGTGAGGGGCATATTCTTACTGCAGGTTCAATAGATACCCATATTCATTTTATCTGTCCCCAACAAATTGAGACAGCACTAGCCTCTGGAATTACAACCATGTTGGGAGGAGGAACTGGTCCTGCAACTGGCACAAATGCCACTACTTGTACTCCGGGTTCTTTTCATATTTCAAGAATGCTTCAATCTGCAGAAGCATTTCCCATGAATTTAGGTTTTTATGGGAAAGGAAACTCAACAAACGAGAGCAATCTTATTGATCAGGTTGAAGCTGGTGCATGTGGATTGAAGCTTCATGAGGATTGGGGAACGACTCCCTCTACAATAAATTCTTGTCTTAATATTGCAGATAAGTTTGACGTACAAGTATGTATTCATACTGATACTTTGAATGAGGCAGGCTTCGTTGAAGATACCATCAACGCTATTGCAGGAAGAACTATTCATACCTTTCATACCGAAGGAGCAGGTGGAGGTCATGCGCCAGACATTATTAAAATTTGTGGAGAAAAAAATGTTCTTCCAAGTAGTACTAATCCAACAAGACCTTATACCAGGAATACATTAGAAGAACATCTTGACATGTTAATGGTTTGTCATCATTTAGATTCAAAAATCCCAGAAGATATTGCATTCGCTGAATCAAGGATCAGGAGAGAGACTATTGCAGCTGAGGATATCTTGCATGATATAGGTGCCTTTTCAGTTATTGCTAGTGATTCTCAAGCTATGGGAAGGGTTGGTGAAGTAATAACCAGAACTTTTCAAACCGCACATAAAATGAAAGTTCAAAGGGGGCCGCTAATGCAGGATTCTGATAGAAACGATAATTACAGAGTAAAGAGATATATTTCTAAAGTCACAATTAATCCTGCAATAGCTCATGGTATTGATAAACATGTTGGGTCTATAGAAAAGGGGAAAATTGCAGATTTGGTATTGTGGAAACCATCCTTTTTTGCTGTAAAGCCTGAATTAGTTGTTAAAGGAGGATCTATAGTTTGGTCCCAAATGGGTGATGCAAATGCTTCAATTCCCACTCCTGGTCCTGTACATGGTAGACCTATGTTTGCAAGTTTCGGCCAATCTCTAATTAAGAGTTCTTTTACCTTTTTAAGTAAAAATTCAATTGATCAAAATATTCCAAATAAATTAAGCTTACAAAAGAAATGTATTGCGGTAGAAAATACCAGAAATATCAATAAATCACACTTAAAACTTAATAGTAAATTACCAAATATTTTAGTTGATCCTCAAACTTATGAAGTTTTTTCTGATGGGGAACTTCTTACTTGTGAACCTCTTGATGAAGTTCCAATGGCTCAAAGATACTTTTTACTTTAG
- a CDS encoding sugar phosphorylase yields the protein MKQIDSEKKLDRLKIDKLLKTIYTNNTTEEINFISNQLLQILSDFSEKSAYEEKRDKERWNESHSVLITYADSIYKNGEATLTTLNELLSKHFGSLSKVVHILPFLKSTSDGGFAVSSYDSLEEKFGSWDDLKSISKNHDLMADLVLNHVSSSHPWVQQFIKYQEPGISNVFSPKQNLDWSNVVRPRSSSLFSQINTEDGPKQVWTTFGPDQIDLNWHNPKMTIEFLHLIINYLSNGIKWLRLDAVGFIWKESGTTCLHLPKAHSIVKLLRVLLNNLLDEGVLITETNVPQKENLSYLIPDDEAHMAYNFPLPPLLLEAIITSRADILNSWIFDWPILPEDTTLFNFTASHDGVGLRALEGLMNEQRIKDLLINCEKRGGLVSHRRLSNGDDKPYELNISWWSAMEDSSRDAKRFQYERFILSQLLVMALKGVPAFYLPALLASENDIKSFSMTGQRRDLNREKFKLENLLAVLNNPESNANKNLKYLRNAMDVRSTLKQFHPCSQMKCLSKGRSDIVVIKRGKGLESVFAIHNMTENKINYQLNDNDLPKIIDNDFNAHDFLTSTKYNCKNISLAPFQVIWLNVL from the coding sequence GTGAAGCAAATTGATTCAGAGAAAAAATTAGATAGATTAAAGATTGATAAATTGTTAAAAACAATTTATACAAATAATACTACAGAAGAAATTAATTTTATTTCAAATCAATTATTACAGATTTTAAGTGATTTCTCAGAGAAATCTGCTTATGAAGAAAAAAGAGATAAGGAGAGGTGGAATGAATCTCATTCGGTTTTGATAACTTATGCGGATAGTATTTATAAAAATGGTGAGGCAACATTAACAACTCTTAACGAGTTGTTAAGTAAACATTTTGGCAGTCTTTCTAAAGTTGTACATATTCTTCCTTTTTTGAAGTCTACAAGTGATGGAGGTTTTGCAGTATCAAGTTATGATTCCTTAGAAGAAAAATTTGGTAGTTGGGATGATCTCAAAAGTATTTCTAAAAATCATGATTTGATGGCTGATTTAGTACTAAACCATGTTTCATCATCTCATCCATGGGTTCAACAATTTATTAAATACCAAGAACCGGGGATATCAAATGTTTTTTCGCCGAAACAAAATCTTGATTGGTCAAATGTAGTTAGACCAAGAAGTTCCTCCTTATTTTCTCAAATAAATACTGAAGATGGTCCTAAACAAGTTTGGACAACTTTTGGTCCAGATCAAATTGATTTGAATTGGCATAATCCAAAAATGACAATTGAATTCTTACATTTAATTATTAATTATTTATCCAATGGAATTAAATGGTTAAGGCTTGATGCTGTAGGTTTTATTTGGAAGGAATCAGGTACAACATGTTTACATTTACCAAAAGCACACTCAATTGTGAAACTCTTAAGAGTTCTTTTAAATAATCTTCTTGATGAGGGAGTTTTAATAACTGAAACTAATGTTCCCCAAAAGGAAAATCTATCTTATTTGATTCCTGATGATGAAGCCCATATGGCATACAATTTCCCATTGCCTCCTCTTCTCCTCGAGGCAATTATTACTTCAAGAGCTGATATTCTAAACTCATGGATTTTTGATTGGCCCATATTACCTGAAGATACTACTTTATTTAATTTCACTGCATCCCATGATGGTGTTGGGCTAAGAGCTCTTGAGGGTTTAATGAATGAGCAGAGAATTAAAGATTTACTAATTAATTGTGAGAAAAGAGGCGGATTAGTAAGTCATAGACGTTTATCAAATGGTGATGATAAACCTTATGAATTGAATATTAGTTGGTGGAGTGCAATGGAAGACTCCAGTAGAGATGCCAAAAGATTTCAATATGAGAGATTTATTTTAAGTCAATTATTAGTAATGGCTCTTAAAGGTGTCCCTGCATTTTATTTGCCAGCATTACTAGCTTCAGAAAATGATATCAAAAGTTTTTCTATGACAGGTCAAAGAAGAGACCTTAATAGAGAAAAATTTAAATTAGAAAATCTTTTAGCCGTTTTAAATAATCCTGAATCTAATGCTAATAAAAACTTAAAATATCTTCGCAATGCTATGGATGTCAGATCAACATTAAAGCAATTTCACCCTTGTTCACAAATGAAATGTCTGTCTAAAGGTAGAAGTGATATTGTTGTAATAAAAAGAGGTAAAGGTCTCGAGTCGGTTTTTGCAATCCACAATATGACTGAAAATAAAATTAATTATCAATTGAATGATAATGATCTACCAAAAATAATTGATAATGATTTCAATGCCCATGATTTTTTAACATCCACTAAATACAATTGCAAAAATATTAGTCTTGCTCCTTTTCAAGTGATTTGGCTTAATGTTTTATAA
- the yedP gene encoding mannosyl-3-phosphoglycerate phosphatase-related protein YedP, whose protein sequence is MMDNSSIWVVSDVDGTLMDHSYDLSPAKETIKKLQNLSIPVILCTSKTASEVKVIRKELNLTDPYIVENGAAIYGESLKRVDGEIILGIKYESLEEILNFISNEIDYILTPLNNLTDLEATKLTGLEGNSLNLMRDRHWSMPFLSPPSYLEEKINICCKKFNVDIFKGNRMSHLLSTKSNKGKAINALKEYSNVQNIEIIGLGDSPNDLPLLLNSDIKIVIPGIDGPNLNLLEKLKDIEFTLASEPNGYGWKNEINKLINKRKLS, encoded by the coding sequence ATGATGGATAACTCCTCTATTTGGGTAGTAAGTGATGTAGATGGTACTTTAATGGATCACTCATATGATTTATCACCTGCTAAAGAAACTATAAAAAAACTACAAAATTTATCTATTCCCGTAATTCTTTGTACAAGCAAAACCGCTTCTGAAGTAAAAGTTATTAGAAAGGAACTTAACTTGACGGATCCTTATATTGTTGAAAATGGTGCAGCAATATATGGTGAATCTCTTAAAAGAGTAGATGGAGAAATTATTCTTGGAATAAAATACGAATCTCTTGAAGAAATCTTAAATTTTATATCTAATGAAATTGATTATATACTTACTCCTCTTAATAATCTTACTGATCTAGAGGCCACTAAGCTTACAGGTTTAGAAGGTAACTCATTGAACTTAATGCGCGATAGGCACTGGAGCATGCCTTTTTTAAGTCCGCCAAGTTATTTAGAAGAGAAAATTAATATCTGTTGTAAAAAATTTAATGTTGATATTTTTAAGGGAAATAGAATGAGTCACTTATTATCTACAAAATCTAATAAAGGTAAAGCAATAAATGCACTTAAAGAATATTCAAATGTTCAAAATATTGAAATTATAGGTTTAGGCGATTCTCCAAATGATTTGCCTTTACTTTTAAACTCAGATATTAAAATCGTTATTCCTGGAATAGATGGACCTAACTTAAATTTACTAGAAAAATTAAAAGATATTGAATTTACTTTGGCTTCTGAACCTAATGGATATGGGTGGAAAAATGAAATTAATAAATTGATAAATAAGCGAAAACTAAGTTAG